In Geobacter sp., the genomic stretch CGATCCACCCCTCCTCCTTGCACAGGTCCCAGAACTCCGTGCCGGGATAGGGGGAGGCGAGCGACGCCTGGATGGAGTTGAGATCGAGTTTCTTGGCGAACTCGATGGTCTGCTGGATGGTTTCGCGGGTCTCGCCCGGCAGCCCCATGATGAAGGCGCCGTGGATCGAGAGCCCCAGCTTCTTGCAGTCCTTGGTGAACTGGATCGCCTGTTCCCTGGTGACCCCCTTCTTGATGTTCTTCAGGATCTGCGGATCGCCCGACTCGAAGCCGACCACCACGTGGCGCAGCCCGGCCTCGCGCATGATCTTCAGCGTCTCGTAGTCGCAATTGGCCCGGGCATTGATGGTCCAGGAGATCCCCAGCGGCTTCAGCTTCTGCGCCACGTTGCGGGCGTGCTCCCGGTTGGCGGTAAAGGTATCGTCGTCAAAGGAAATCTCCCGCACGCCGGGGATATTGTCGATGATCCACTTCACCTCCTGGTAGACGTTCTCGGCGCTGCGGCAGCGCATGGTCCGGCCGGAGAAGGTCTGGGGCCAGAGGCAGTAGATGCACTTGGACGGGCAGCCGCGGCTCGAATAGATGGAGACGTAGGGATGGAGGAAATGGGGGATGACGTACTCCTCAACCGGAAGATCCCGCTTATAGATGGGAGCAACAAAGGGGAGTGCATCCAGGTCCTGGATCGGCGGGCGGTCCGGGGTATGCACGACCGTGCCGTTCCGCAGGAAGCTGATGCCGTCGACCTTGTCCCACTCCCGACCTTCGCAGAGCTCCTTGATGGAATAGTCGAACTCGCCGCGGCAGACGATGTCCACCGCTCCGGCGGCAAACTTCAGCGACTCCTCCGGCAGCACCGAAACATGCGGCCCGGCAAGGACCGTCACCGTCTCCGGCTTCTGCTCCTTTATCTTGCGGGCAGTGGCCACATCCAGGGCCAGGGTCGGGGTCGAGGTATACATCAACACCATGTCGAACCCCTTGGCAATCTCCAGGCAGGCGGCCAGGTCGAGGCGCTGCACCGGCGCGTCGACCACTCTGCTCCCTTCGATCATGCCGGCGGGAAAGCAGAGCCAGGTGGGATACCAGAACGAGGTCACCTCGCGGGATGCCTGATAGCGGGCACCCGCGCCACCGTCAAAGTCCTCGAACGTGGGGGGATTCAGGAACAGCGGTTTCATAACTACTCCTACGCAAATGATCTGAAACAGGCAAAAAATAAACTGTAACATTAGGAGGAGGAGGGGAATTTGTCAAGGCGAATGTGGGTAAACAGGGCAGAGCAGCCGGTCTGACCACGCCCGCCCGGCCAGCCGGCAGCAGAAACCTGCCCCCGGCCTCGCCACTTGACGCGCCCCAAAGTATGACATATCATCATACCAGAATCGTAAAGGAGGCTTGTCATGGCAAAAGCGAAACTGGCAGTCACCATGGACGAACAGACGCTGGCCGAGGTCGACGCACTCGTCAGGCAGCATAAATTCCCCAACCGCAGCCAGGTCATAGAACTGGCGGTTCGGGAGAAGCTGGACAGGCTGAGCAAGAACCGTCTGGCCGAGCAGTGCGCACTGCTTGATCCGGACTTCGAAGAAGCCCTCGCCGAAGAAGGGATGGGAGAGGAGATCGACCAGTGGCCCGCATACTGAGAGGCGAGATCCGCTGGGCCGACCTGAATCCCACGCGCGGCAGCGAACAGGCCGGCCTGCGGCCGGTGCTCATCATCAGCCACGACGTCTTCAATGCCCGTTCCGGAACAGTCATCGCCGTGGCCATCACCAGCCAGCCACAGCGGGCAGGGTTCCCTCTCACCCTGGAGCTCGAATCCTCCGCCCTTCCCAAGCAATCCTGGGTGAAGATCAGCCAGGTCCGCACCCTCTCCGTCGAGCGCATCGGCAGAAAAATCGCAGAGGCCGAGCCGGAAGAGCTGGCAAAGGTGATCGAAGGACTCAATGAGATTGTAGGGTAAGCGTCCATCTGCATTCGACTTGCACGGGCAGCAACGATCCGCACCCAATAATGTATTGCCAATATGGCGCCATTTTGCTACCGTTATCACGGAGGTTCACATGGCAAAAACCATTGCTGAAGAACGGATTCCCGCCCGGATGCCAACAGCGGTCTACGAAAAGGTCGTCGAAGCGGCCCAGGCGGTAGGTGCCACGCTCAACCAGTTCCTGGTGCAGTCGGCCCTGGAAAAGGCCAATGCCGTTCTGGAACAGGAGCGGATTATCAGCCTGTCGTCGGCAGCGGCCAAGACGGTCTTCGACCTCATGGACATCCCGCCTGAACCGGCCGACACCCTGAAAACCGCCATGCAGCGGCGCAAGGAGCTTTCGTGCCCCTGATCGTCCCCCTTTCCCGCGGGCATGACCGGGCCGGTTTCGATTGCGGCGTGGCCGAACTCAACGCCTTTCTCAAGGCCACGGCCCGGCAGCACGGCGAGAAGGGGATTTCCCGCACCTTTGTCCTCACCGAAGGGGACGCCAGGATTCTCGGTTTCTTCACGCTGACCCTCTGCGAAGTCCACGTGGAGAGGCTGCCAGCGGGATATGCCAGAAAATACCCTCAGCACGGCCTGCCCGCGGTGCGCCTCGGCCGGCTTGCCATCTCCCGCCGGCATCAGGGCAAAGGGTACGGCGAACTGCTCCTTGCGGAAGCAATTCACCGCACCCTGCTGATCGCCGACCAGGCCGGACTGATCGGTCTGTTCGTCGATGCCAAGGACGACAAGGCCTGCTCGTTCTATGAACGGTACGGCTTCATCCCCCTCCCCTCGCATCCTCTGCATCTGTTCCTGCCGATTGCGACCCTGCGGGCAGCCCGCTAGACAAACCGACCACACATGACGGTTCATCCCCGCACCTGCGGGGAACACAGCTGGCGCTTTTTCTTATCATATTAAAGACACGGTTCATCCCCGCGCCTGCGGGGAACACGGGGCCAACTCATGTACGGCTGCGGTCTCCGTCGGTTCATCCCCGCGCCTGCGGGGAACACTCGACCGCGGGCGTGACAATATGGGCGGCAATCGGTTCATCCCCGCGCCTGCGGGGAACACATCGAGATTAATGCAGATCCGCCGCGTGATCCCGGTTCATCCCCGCGCCTGCGGGGAACACACCTTGTAGGCGTTGTTCATGCTGGGCTTGCCCGGTTCATCCCCGCGCCTGCGGGGAACACCGGCACGGTATTAAGCACATTACAAACGGGTTCAGTTTATCCCCGCGCCTGCGGGGAACACCTGTTTGAACATGGGGCAAACTATAACCTACACGGTTCATCCCCGCGCCTGCGGGGAACACCTTAAAAGCGCCGGTGTCCAGACCTGGGCCAGCGGTTCATCCCCGCGCCTGCGGGGAACACGGCGGCTTCCTCGCCTGCGCGTCGATGATCGGCGGTTCATCCCCGCGCCTCCGGGGAACACAAAAGAAATCGCGATCGCACCGGCAGCCAGCGCGGTTCATCCCCGCGCCTGCGGGGAACACTCCTCCTCAATGCGCTGCATCGATATGCCGTGCGGTTCATCCCCGCGCCTGCGGGGAACACTGCTGCCTGTCGCAGCTCATCCGCATGGTCTACGGTTCATCCCCGCGCCTGCGGGGAACACAGCATCTTCCGCGACCGGCGACAGGTCAGCATCGGTTCATCCCCGCGCCTGCGGGGAACACGGTCCACTTAATATGAAAACGTTTTTTTGCTACGGTTCATCCCCGCGCCTGCGGGGAACACGTTTTGTTGAGTTCACTCTCCACCCTCTGTATCGGTTCATCCCCGCGCCTGCGGGGAACACTTTCACAGCCGTTATGCCCTACGGCGTTTCACCGGTTCATCCCCGCGCCTGCGGGGAACACGGCTTCGGTCAGGTCGGATCCGAACAGGTTGGCGGTTCATCCCCGCGCCTGCGGGGAACACGGCTCAAGGTTGTCGGCAATCCGCATCTCATTCGGTTCATCCCCGCGCCTGCGGGGAACACCGTCGTACCCATTGGTTACAGCCTGCCAAGTGCGGTTCATCCCCGCGCCTGCGGGGAACACATTATCGGTTTGAGTAGGGTTTCCCATGATTACGGTTCATCCCCGCGCCTGCGGGGAACACGGCAGCGGGCGGTTAAATGTGCGCTCAATCGCCGGTTCATCCCCGCGCCTGCGGGGAACACGGGATGGCGTCGAGTTCTTCGCGCATGGCGGCCGGTTCATCCCCGCGCCTGCGGGGAACACGCAGGGCGTCGGGTTGAGCGCGTTCCAGAGGACGGTTCATCCCCGCGCCTGCGGGGAACACGCCTCCTGTGCCTGCAGCCTTTCCTTCAACAGCGGTTCATCCCCGCGCCTGCGGGGAACACCATCGTGGAAGGCGCGAACGGTATCCCCGTTCCGGTTCATCCCCGCGCCTGCGGGGAACACGCCGTATCCGCGCAACATGGCCCAATAGGTCTCGGTTCATCCCCGCGCCTGCGGGGAACACTTTTTCGAGGTCGCGCAGTCTCAGTTCCTGGTCGGTTCATCCCCGCGCCTGCGGGGAACACAGGTACTCATGCGGTATGCGGTTGTCAATCCCCGGTTCATCCCCGCGCCTGCGGGGAACACGGGCTGGCAGGGATAGTCTACCAGCAAGAGCCCGGTTCATCCCCGCGCCTGCGGGGAACACCAGGTATCAGCGACAGGAACGGGAGCAGATATCGGTTCATCCCCGCGCCTGCGGGGAACACTGCCGATGTTCGCGGGTTCTGTTCTTTTCAACCGGTTCATCCCCGCGCCTGCGGGGAACACGGGATCTGCCTGTGGTGCCTGAAAGTCGAATTCGGTTCATCCCCGCGCCTGCGGGGAACACAGATTACCGGCATACCATACGGCATTGATGACCGGTTCATCCCCGCGCCTGCGGGGAACACAATCGGCATCCTTTCCATTCTGGCAATCATCTCGGTTCATCCCCGCGCCTGCGGGGAACACATGAATTACCTCCCCGCCGCAATCAACTCAACCGGTTCATCCCCGCGCCTGCGGGGAACACACGTACCCGATCTCTTGCGCCGGAATATCCCGCGGTTCATCCCCGCGCCTGCGGGGAACACGACTTGGCAAACGCCTTGAGCATGGTCAGCATCGGTTCATCCCCGCGCCTGCGGGGAACACACCGCCCTCGATCAGGACCGCGACCAGAACGTCGGTTCATCCCCGCGCCTGCGGGGAACACTGCGTCATGGAGCAGTAACGCCGCTCATAGAGCGGTTCATCCCCGCGCCTGCGGGGAACACCGGGCTGGGCTGGTATCAACCACCGATCCGCGCGGTTCATCCCCGCGCCTGCGGGGAACACGTTTCCATCTCCATGTGCAGGGCCGGGTCTTTCGGTTCATCCCCGCGCCTGCGGGGAACACTGATTGCATACGGCAAGGAAAACGCCGATCGGCGGTTCATCCCCGCGCCTGCGGGGAACACTACCGGCAGGGCCGGTTTTTGTCGCTCCCGGTCGGTTCATCCCCGCGCCTGCGGGGAACACCATGTCGTTCACCGGGACATGCTGCATCCACTCGGTTCATCCCCGCGCCTGCGGGGAACACGCCTGGGCCGCGGCTTCGACGCAGATCCCGACCGGTTCATCCCCGCGCCTGCGGGGAACACCACGAAGCCGGCATGTGGGCGCGGGCAATCATCGGTTCATCCCCGCGCCTGCGGGGAACACCTCTACTCCGCAAGCGTTGCAAGCATAGCCGACGGTTCATCCCCGCGCCTGCGGGGAACACTGCCCTTTCATCTCCTCGTAGAACTCTTTGGCCGGTTCATCCCCGCGCCTGCGGGGAACACCGTAACGGGCAACAAAACGTCGTACCGTAAGTCGGTTCATCCCCGCGCCTGCGGGGAACACGCTCATCAACCTTGGCCAGCGAAGCTGCACGCCGGTTCATCCCCGCGCCTGCGGGGAACACCATCTCGTCATCGCTGAACAATCCAGTGGACACGGTTCATCCCCGCGCCTGCGGGGAACACCTGAACCTTCTGCATAGCCAGATCTGCTTCACCGGTTCATCCCCGCGCCTGCGGGGAACACCAACCACCACCGGAGGAGGTCAGATTTATGAACGGTTCATCCCCGCGCCTGCGGGGAACACCTCCCGCGCCTCAATCCACCGGATGACATTGACGGTTCATCCCCGCGCCTGCGGGGAACACTTTATAAATGGTATTAGCTCTAATAGCGTCAGCGGTTCATCCCCGCGCCTGCGGGGAACACCTATAATGTCTCGCAATAAGCGGCCAAGCCGCCGGTTCATCCCCGCGCCTGCGGGGAACACCATCTGTTCGGCCAGTATCGGCACCGGGAGATCGGTTCATCCCCGCGCCTGCGGGGAACACGCCCGACTTTGTTGTGACGCTCACTGTTCAACCGGTTCATCCCCGCGCCTGCGGGGAACACCTCGAAAGGCGTAAAAATCCACATGCCAATCTCGGTTCATCCCCGCGCCTGCGGGGAACACGACGTCACCAAATTTCGACATCATTCGCACGGCGGTTCATCCCCGCGCCTGCGGGGAACACCCGGTAACGGCGGTTTTTTGATTACCGAGAAACGGTTCATCCCCGCGCCTGCGGGGAACACGCCAAGGATGTGGTTGCGCAGGACGCCGGCGGCGGTTCATCCCCGCGCCTGCGGGGAACACGAAAACCCAGAACCAGCCCCAATCAAAGGGGGCGGTTCATCCCCGCGCCTGCGGGGAACACGTTCAGACGGCATAATCCACCTAACGGAACAACGGTTCATCCCCGCGCCTGCGGGGAACACATTTACCAGAACCTGGAGCGCCATCTATTACTCGGTTCATCCCCGCGCCTGCGGGGAACACACCTCGTGGTTATTGGTGACCGCAGTGTTTGACGGTTCATCCCCGCGCCTGCGGGGAACACATGCCGGGGGGTGGGATCATTTACTCTGTCTCCGGTTCATCCCCGCGCCTGCGGGGAACACTGGTCCCTCAAAACTGAATAACACTCTTACCACGGTTCATCCCCGCGCCTGCGGGGAACACAGTAGTTACGCATTGTACGGCACATAAGATATCGGTTCATCCCCGCGCCTGCGGGGAACACACGATCTGCTGGGGGCCAACAATGCCGCGCTGCGGTTCATCCCCGCGCCTGCGGGGAACACTGCTCGATGGCGGCCACGGCCCAGCGCCATGCCGGTTCATCCCCGCGCCTGCGGGGAACACTTTGATGCATCGTTTATTCTGTTGTCGCAAAGCGGTTCATCCCCGCGCCTGCGGGGAACACTGCTGGCCCTTCACACTGGCAATCCTCGCGTTCGGTTCATCCCCGCGCCTGCGGGGAACACGTATTTTGCCGACCGCTACCCGGCCATGATCGAGGTTCATCCCCGCGCCTGCGGGGAACACATTATCGGTTTGAGTAGGGTTTTCTATGATTACGGTTCATCCCCGCGCCTGCGGGGAACACAACTGTATCACTGTCAAATATCCTACGTGCAACGGTTCATCCCCGCGCCTGCGGGGAACACGCTATAATTCAAATTCTGTTGTCATGCAATATCGGTTCATCCCCGCGCCTGCGGGGAACACTTCCTGATTATTCTCTTAATAATATTGTTGCTCGGTTCATCCCCGCGCCTGCGGGGAACACCAGGTATTCATCCTCGGACGGGGCAAGTTCGACGGTTCATCCCCGCGCCTGCGGGGAACACAGCCCGGCCCCAATGGTCATGGCAGCCAGCGCCGGTTCATCCCCGCGCCTGCGGGGAACACCGTATTCGAAACCGTACCAGACGAGGACGACCCGGTTCATCCCCGCGCCTGCGGGGAACACTTTTTTCAACATTTCCTGTTCATAGACTGTCACGGTTCATCCCCGCGCCTGCGGGGAACACCAGTATGTGGCCTCGGAGCGTACTGCATGTACCGGTTCATCCCCGCGCCTGCGGGGAACACCTGGTAAATAAACTATTGACAATTTTATTTGGCGGTTCATCCCCGCGCCTGCGGGGAACACGCCTCGATGGCAGCCTGACCGATATGTGGGAGCGGTTCATCCCCGCGCCTGCGGGGAACACTGCTGCAGCAGGTACTCGATGATATCAATGAGCGGTTCATCCCCGCGCCTGCGGGGAACACAGTGCGGTCAAACTGTTCGCTTTTATTATCGCCGGTTCATCCCCGCGCCTGCGGGGAACACATCATCCGCATATTGTTGGCCCATACCTCGTCCGGTTCATCCCCGCGCCTGCGGGGAACACTAAAAAGCGCTTTAACATGTGTTTACCCCTTTCGGTTCATCCCCGCGCCTGCGGGGAACACAGCGCCAGAGCTCCCTTGAGGGTGTGAATCAGCGGTTCATCCCCGCGCCTGCGGGGAACACCGATGATGCGCATTATCCTGTGCATACTGCTGCGGTTCATCCCCGCGCCTGCGGGGAACACTGGTATTATCCTCCTGGTGATTAAGATGCCCCCGGTTCATCCCCGCGCCTGCGGGGAACACTCATACGATATGCCTAGAATATGCGCGGCATCCGGTTCATCCCCGCGCCTGCGGGGAACACGGTTAGCTTCTATGCACAATGGATACATAAAACGGTTCATCCCCGCGCCTGCGGGGAACACCACCCGCCCGCAATTGGGGCATAGTGCCGGGTCGGTTCATCCCCGCGCCTGCGGGGAACACTAGGATGGTGAGTAGGGCTAGATTTAACATCCCGGTTCATCCCCGCGCCTGCGGGGAACACAGTAGCCCCAATCAGAATCTCGACACATGATGCGGTTCATCCCCGCGCCTGCGGGGAACACCACGAGGGTCTCCTTTGTTTGAGGTTTATGCGCGGTTCATCCCCGCGCCTGCGGGGAACACCTCTAGCAACATATCAGTGAAATCAGAAAACTCGGTTCATCCCCGCGCCTGCGGGGAACACCCGGGATAACCCTTGCTCAAGCAGAAGCAAAACGGTTCATCCCCGCGCCTGCGGGGAACACCGCAACCCATTGCTGTACGGTGAAGGCGTGAGCGGTTCATCCCCGCGCCTGCGGGGAACACGAGTTTCAAAGTCGGCCGCGGTGATGCGGGCGCGGTTCATCCCCGCGCCTGCGGGGAACACCCGGGGCGATTTCATGGCTATGCGACCATATCCGGTTCATCCCCGCGCCTGCGGGGAACACGCACTAAACACGTCATCAACACGCTATATACGCGGTTCATCCCCGCGCCTGCGGGGAACACGAATTTCCGATCTCATGATGCGGCTGGAAATTCGGTTCATCCCCGCGCCTGCGGGGAACACCTCATGGCGGTAGACTCTGAGATTGTCGATCGCGGTTCATCCCCGCGCCTGCGGGGAACACTTCATCTGCCCGACGTGATTACATACGTGGCACGGTTCATCCCCGCGCCTGCGGGGAACACCATTCGCCTGGATCTGTCGGCACCATCCGGGGCGGTTCATCCCCGCGCCTGCGGGGAACACCAGCTCAACGCCGCCAAAGACGAGCTCA encodes the following:
- the hpnJ gene encoding hopanoid biosynthesis associated radical SAM protein HpnJ, giving the protein MKPLFLNPPTFEDFDGGAGARYQASREVTSFWYPTWLCFPAGMIEGSRVVDAPVQRLDLAACLEIAKGFDMVLMYTSTPTLALDVATARKIKEQKPETVTVLAGPHVSVLPEESLKFAAGAVDIVCRGEFDYSIKELCEGREWDKVDGISFLRNGTVVHTPDRPPIQDLDALPFVAPIYKRDLPVEEYVIPHFLHPYVSIYSSRGCPSKCIYCLWPQTFSGRTMRCRSAENVYQEVKWIIDNIPGVREISFDDDTFTANREHARNVAQKLKPLGISWTINARANCDYETLKIMREAGLRHVVVGFESGDPQILKNIKKGVTREQAIQFTKDCKKLGLSIHGAFIMGLPGETRETIQQTIEFAKKLDLNSIQASLASPYPGTEFWDLCKEEGWIASESYIDETGHQNCVINYPHLTNAEIFNSVEEFYNKFYFRPKYIARSVMKMLTDSGERKRLLKEGKQYLDYMKKRKASQQCK
- a CDS encoding ribbon-helix-helix protein, CopG family gives rise to the protein MAKAKLAVTMDEQTLAEVDALVRQHKFPNRSQVIELAVREKLDRLSKNRLAEQCALLDPDFEEALAEEGMGEEIDQWPAY
- a CDS encoding type II toxin-antitoxin system PemK/MazF family toxin, translated to MARILRGEIRWADLNPTRGSEQAGLRPVLIISHDVFNARSGTVIAVAITSQPQRAGFPLTLELESSALPKQSWVKISQVRTLSVERIGRKIAEAEPEELAKVIEGLNEIVG
- a CDS encoding DUF1778 domain-containing protein, with product MAKTIAEERIPARMPTAVYEKVVEAAQAVGATLNQFLVQSALEKANAVLEQERIISLSSAAAKTVFDLMDIPPEPADTLKTAMQRRKELSCP
- a CDS encoding GNAT family N-acetyltransferase — encoded protein: MPLIVPLSRGHDRAGFDCGVAELNAFLKATARQHGEKGISRTFVLTEGDARILGFFTLTLCEVHVERLPAGYARKYPQHGLPAVRLGRLAISRRHQGKGYGELLLAEAIHRTLLIADQAGLIGLFVDAKDDKACSFYERYGFIPLPSHPLHLFLPIATLRAAR